The Deltaproteobacteria bacterium genome segment TGCCGTGGATTTACAAAAAATTCCTTATATCAAAGGTCTTTTTAACCCCAGCTATGAAAGTATTTTTAAAATGTTTGTGATCATGTGCCTGTTCTCTTGGATGACGGTCGCTCGACTGGTACGCGGGAGTATTTTGACACTTAAGGAACGTGAATTTGTGTTGGCTGCAAAAACTCTTGGAGCCAGTGACAAAACCATCATCCTACGTCATATGTTTCCTAATGTGATTGCCCCCATGTTGGTGGCTATTACCTTAGGAATTGGTAGCTCTATCATCTATGAATCTGCTTTAAGTTTTTTGGGCTTAGGAATCATGCCACCGACTCCCAGTTGGGGAAATATGCTGAATAATGCCCAAGAAGTGATTTATAAAAATGTCTGGCTCACGATTCTTCCTGGCTTATTTATATTTATAACCACCGTCAGTTTTAATTTTATTGGTGATGGCCTTCAGGACGCCGTGGACCCTAAAGCCATTAAGAGATAGAAGAACGAGTAGACAAAAGAAACCAGAGACCGAGGAATAAAATGGAGGATCCGTATGGGAAAATCTTGGAAAAATTCAATCAAAGTTGCCAATGCTCAAAAGAAAGGGCTTGTTTTTACTAAATTTGCGCGAGAAATTCAAGTGGCGGTGAAAGCTGGTGGGGCTGATCAAGATTTGAACTCACGCCTGAGGCTAGCCATCGAAGCCGCTAAAAAAGAATCCTGCCCTAATGATACTATTGAACGAGCCATAAAAAAAGGACTGGGTCATCTGAATGATGGGGAAGTTATCGAAGAACTGACCTACGAAGGCTACGGCCCCCATGGCATTGGGGTTATTGTGGAATGCCAAACGAATAATAAACACCGAACAGCACCTGAAATTAGAAATATTTTTAAAAGCAACCAAGGAGCCATGGGCGAATCTGGCTCTGTCACCTGGATGTTTGAACGTATCTGCTTACTTGAAGGTGTCAAGGCAGGAAAATTTGATCCTGAAGAAGAAGCTATCGAAGCCGGTGCCAATGAAGTTGATGCCTCCACCGAAGGCTGTGAATTTTTTGGAGCTCCGGAAAATTTAGATGAAATTCGCAAAGCCTTGTCTGCGCGAGGTTGGAAAATCACCAAAGCTGAGCTCTCTTACAAACCAAAAAATATTACCGAACTCACAGAGACTCAGTTGAAAGACGTCCAAGAATTTTTAAATGAGCTTGACGATTTTGATGACACTCATCGAGTTCACGCGACTATTAAGTAAGTAAGTAAGTTAAGTAAGTAAGTAATAATAATTATAAGTAATATTTTATAAATAATAAATCTTTAGATAAGTGATAAATTGATAAATTGATAAATTAATTAATTACAAATAGATAGAAATAGACCCTATGAACGAAAAAATTATTCAAACTCAAAATCTGTATGCTCTTCTTGAAATTGAACCTTACATATTAGTTGGGGTTTTAATCATTGTAACGTGGCTTTTTTATCGTTTTTTTCTTAAAGAAGCCTCGGAAGAACGTCACCGAAGTATCCAAAATCATTATAAAAATATCACTCGTCATTTTATCATTCTCAGTTTGTTGTTTTTTATTTTTCTTCTTCTCAATCAAACAGATCTCCAGATCCCCTCCCTGAGGAGACTAACTCCCTATGTGGGGATAATTACCTTTACCTGGGGGATCATTGTTTTTGTCAAAACTTGCCGTTTAATCGTCTTGCAATATTTATTTATGAGCTCGATGCAAAGTGGAGTTCCTTTACTGATTGTTAATATTTTTTCATTATTACTTTCCATCGTCCTTATTTTTTGGACGGCCTCTCATATTTTTGCGATCCAACTGGGACCCTTGCTGGCGACTTCCGCCGCTTTTTCTATTATTCTGGGTCTTGCCTTACAAGATACCCTTGGAAATTTGTTTGCAGGAATTTCCATGCAAATTGATAAATCCTATGAAATTGATGACTGGCTAGAAATGACTTCTGGCACACAAAAAGTCATTGGCAAGGTAAAGGAAATCACTTGGCGATCGACAGTTTTCCAAGGTTTTTATGATGAGATTATCACTCTCCCCAATCGATGGATGGCCCAGGCTCAAATCTCTAATTTTTCCCCGGACGACAGCCCTATCGTTCGAAGTGTCATATTCAAAGTCGAGCATGGAGCCAATCATGAATTGGTTATTCAAACCCTTGAATCCAGCATTTCTGGAATCGCTGAAGTTAAGGGATTTCCAAGTCCTTTTGCCTATATCAATGAAACCACCGAGCTCTTTATCAGCTTCAAATTAGTTTATTATTTAGACAATTATGGGGCCCAATTTATAGTCGGAGATAAAATTTATCGAAATGGCATCAGCGCCTTAAATAATAAAAATATTCATTTAGCACGGCCTTTTTTACAAATTGGCTCCAGAAAAAATCAACATGCCGCCGTCGATTGATTTTAATCACCCCTTAGCTGTTAAAATCAGAAAAGAGATCGTTCGAGCCCTTCATGATTTTGATATGATAAAACCGAATGAGTCTATTGTGATTGGCGTTTCCGGTGGTAAAGATTCAACAATTTTATCCTTGATGTTTAAGGAAATTCAAAAAAGAGCTCCCTTTCCATTTACTTTTGAATGTCTTTGCCTTGATCAAAAACAACCCGGGTTCGATGCCACTGAATTTAAGTCTTTTTTTAAATCTCAAGACTTACCTTTAACCATCATTGAAAAAGATACCTACTCGATTGTTAAAGAAAAAACTCCCGAAGGGGCCACCTACTGTACTCTTTGCTCTAAATTCCGCAGAGCTATTCTCTATGACCAAATAAAACTTAAGGGTTCCTATAAAATGGCCTTGGGCCATCATCGTGATGATTTGATTGAGACCCTCTTCTTAAATATGTTTTATTCGGGAAGCCTTGCCAGCATGCCCCCCAAGTTGCTCAATGACGATAAATCCCATATAGTCATCAGACCCTTATGTTATATTCCTGAATCACAACTTATAGAGCTAAGTCAAATTTGGAATTTTCCGATTATTCCTTGCAATCTTTGCGGTTCCCAAGAAGGCATGAAAAGAAAAAAAATGAAAGCCTTAATCCAAACCTTGGAAAAAGATATTCCAAATATTTCTTCTAGCTTACTTTCGGCAATGGGAAAAATAAACCCAGCACAACTCATGGACCATTCACTTTGGGACTTTAAAAATTTAGAAGAAAAAATCATTTTAAGTGAAAGGACTACCAGACAATAAATTAGGGGTTAAACCAATGGCTCCTAGAAAATCAATACTGAATTTCAGAAGCATACAACACACCCAAGCTTCGGGCATTATACCCAGAATCCCCTTTTAAGAGCTCTGATTCAAAATAGGGTCCCACAGCCCAATGGAAATTGCTTTTAGTCCGTGCAAAACCAACTAACAATTTGTCCTTGGCACTTTGACCGTATTCATAATGGGAAAAGCCCGAAGCCATGATTCCCCAAGATGCTGCATATTCAAATCCAAGATTTATTTTATGAGATCCTACGAAAGAATACTGGTCACTTAAAATATAAACAAATCCTTGTTTCCCAAAGCGAATCCCAAATTCAGTGATGCCATTATTTTGCTCTAACTTTATTTTTTCCTCTTGTTCTGAAATCAAAAATATATCTGAAGCCGTTTCAATGTACTCACTTTCTAATATCCCGGTGTTCTTTATCACGATCATCGGCGATACAAAATGCAAACCAAAAGTAAAGGCCGAATAATCAAAAGTAAACCCTACCCCCAAAGAAGAACCAACAAGTTTGCTATGACTTTGATTATTCAGAAAAG includes the following:
- a CDS encoding YebC/PmpR family DNA-binding transcriptional regulator, yielding MGKSWKNSIKVANAQKKGLVFTKFAREIQVAVKAGGADQDLNSRLRLAIEAAKKESCPNDTIERAIKKGLGHLNDGEVIEELTYEGYGPHGIGVIVECQTNNKHRTAPEIRNIFKSNQGAMGESGSVTWMFERICLLEGVKAGKFDPEEEAIEAGANEVDASTEGCEFFGAPENLDEIRKALSARGWKITKAELSYKPKNITELTETQLKDVQEFLNELDDFDDTHRVHATIK
- a CDS encoding mechanosensitive ion channel family protein, whose translation is MNEKIIQTQNLYALLEIEPYILVGVLIIVTWLFYRFFLKEASEERHRSIQNHYKNITRHFIILSLLFFIFLLLNQTDLQIPSLRRLTPYVGIITFTWGIIVFVKTCRLIVLQYLFMSSMQSGVPLLIVNIFSLLLSIVLIFWTASHIFAIQLGPLLATSAAFSIILGLALQDTLGNLFAGISMQIDKSYEIDDWLEMTSGTQKVIGKVKEITWRSTVFQGFYDEIITLPNRWMAQAQISNFSPDDSPIVRSVIFKVEHGANHELVIQTLESSISGIAEVKGFPSPFAYINETTELFISFKLVYYLDNYGAQFIVGDKIYRNGISALNNKNIHLARPFLQIGSRKNQHAAVD
- the ttcA gene encoding tRNA 2-thiocytidine(32) synthetase TtcA; translation: MPPSIDFNHPLAVKIRKEIVRALHDFDMIKPNESIVIGVSGGKDSTILSLMFKEIQKRAPFPFTFECLCLDQKQPGFDATEFKSFFKSQDLPLTIIEKDTYSIVKEKTPEGATYCTLCSKFRRAILYDQIKLKGSYKMALGHHRDDLIETLFLNMFYSGSLASMPPKLLNDDKSHIVIRPLCYIPESQLIELSQIWNFPIIPCNLCGSQEGMKRKKMKALIQTLEKDIPNISSSLLSAMGKINPAQLMDHSLWDFKNLEEKIILSERTTRQ